AACCGGCTTTTCACCATTGGAGTATACGGCAGATAGCAACGGGATAGTAAGCTTCTGCGGGTGCAAGCATACTAAAAAACCCCCATTTTGTGATGGGGCACATAAAACATTAGCTTGAAAACTCTTTTTTTATTAATAAAATAAACTTTTTTGGCTAAACATATATTTATGAAAAACTCTAAAACTATTAAGCAATTCGGGAGAGTCGTAATATTTATAATAATTTTATTCATATTAGTCCCTGTTTCCTTTTCAAAAAACCAATCTGCTTTTAATATATTTTCTTCAGGCAAAGAAGACAAAAGCAATTTAAAATTTTTTAAAGAAGTATTAGATAGAGTTAAAAAAGAATATATTACTGAAGTTGATGATAAGCAATTAATTGAAAATGCGCTTGATGGTATGCTTTCTTCGCTGGATCCGCACTCGGGGTTTTTTGATCAGAAAGCTTATAAAGAGTTCAAGACCATAACTTCCGGAGAATTCGTCGGCTTAGGTATTGAAGTAATGATGGAAAATGGATTTATAAAAGTGATATCCCCTTATGATGGTAGCCCCGCCGAAAAGGCTGGTTTAAAAACCAATGATTATATTACTGCAATTGAAGGTGAGGTAGTTCGCGGTATGAAACTTAGTGAGGCGGTTGAAAAGTTAAAAGGTGCGCCTAATACTAAAGTGAATATTACGGTTTTTCGAGAATCTACCGGGCAAAATCTGCAAATGAGTATTACCAGAAAGTTAGTTCCTCTTATTCCGCTTAAAGCAAGAATTATTTCGGAAGATGTATTATATGTTAAAATTTTAAATTTTAATGAAAAAGTATCAGCTGACTTAAAATCGGAAGTCAAGAAATTAATTGGCATGAACGGAGAGATAAAAGGCGCGGTATTAGATTTAAGATCAAACCCGGGTGGCCTGCTTGATCAGGCCTGTGAAGTAAGTGATTTATTCTTAAATGAAGGGGAGATAGTCACGATAAAAGGTAGAGACCCGAGTAAGATCAAAGTATATAAAGCTCTTCCGGGAGATATTATTAATAACTTGCCAATGGTAGTTTTGATTAATGCCGGCACTGCTTCGGCTCCTGAGATTGTCGCTGGCGCATTACAAGATAATAAAAGAGCTATCATAGTTGGTGAAAAGTCGTTCGGTAAAGGTTCCGTACAAAGCACGATACCATTTTCAAACGGTACGGCAATCAAGCTAACCACTGCTAAATATTATACTCCTTCAGGTAGGTCAATTCAAGCCGAAGGAATAAAGCCTGATATTTATATTGAAGAGGCGGTGGTTAAACCGGTGGATAAAACTA
This is a stretch of genomic DNA from Candidatus Jidaibacter acanthamoeba. It encodes these proteins:
- a CDS encoding S41 family peptidase — protein: MKNSKTIKQFGRVVIFIIILFILVPVSFSKNQSAFNIFSSGKEDKSNLKFFKEVLDRVKKEYITEVDDKQLIENALDGMLSSLDPHSGFFDQKAYKEFKTITSGEFVGLGIEVMMENGFIKVISPYDGSPAEKAGLKTNDYITAIEGEVVRGMKLSEAVEKLKGAPNTKVNITVFRESTGQNLQMSITRKLVPLIPLKARIISEDVLYVKILNFNEKVSADLKSEVKKLIGMNGEIKGAVLDLRSNPGGLLDQACEVSDLFLNEGEIVTIKGRDPSKIKVYKALPGDIINNLPMVVLINAGTASAPEIVAGALQDNKRAIIVGEKSFGKGSVQSTIPFSNGTAIKLTTAKYYTPSGRSIQAEGIKPDIYIEEAVVKPVDKTNILYKSEQSLKGHLQNEHKINAAEKKDVRNNTKIELKIEEDFQLLRAVDLIKGMTIYNQLKRVNQ